GTCAAATCTGTACAAGATAAGAGTccttaaacataataatacttgaCCTTCACAGTGACTTGGAGAAGTATTACACGCAAAGTCTGAGGACTTCCCGTAAGGCATCATCGGCACGAAATAGTTTGCCCAGTTCATTCACTAAATTAATCTTTCACCGGACGACGATCATGCTTTGTTCATCACCAACCATTCCGAGGTGAATCAGCTGCTCATGATTCACGTCACAAGCATGTATGTGCAGCTTGAAACCACCATGGAAACCTTAGGGAGGTTCCTTCACGTTACGTGCCAGAGAAATGAGCCAATCAACATCCAGGCTGTGGCCAACTCCACCCTCACCTCACTTCTCCCATAGGCTTTCTGCTGAATAGTGTGGTAGTGTGTttactcttctccttctcctcctcttcctttcccTGTCGAAAAGCCTGTGCCAACTGTTATCTTCCCAACCAAGCAACTGTGAGTAGGTGGCCACCTGGTCCTAAAGTCAGCCATAGATTATACGTAGGCTGCAGCATTCGCTATTCCTAACACACTTCCGTGTCATGCTTCATCGATTACGTGCCCACAAACACCCAATCATTGGTTGCAGAGAACTCTTCCGGAAGAACTGATGTTGCCGTTGCCAAACGAGAGCGAGCATTCACCTCTTTGCTGTCTTCCTTTTGTTTCTTGGACTCTTTCATATCCTTGCAGGATAAGCTACTGCTACCCCACCGATCGAGAATACTGTTTCGGTGCGCGCTGAACCGTATGATTCCATGAGGCTTCTACGTCGAAGCCAACACCACATTTAGAATTGCTTCTCGCACATTGGATCGTCGGTCTGCTCCGTCTTCTGGTTTTCGTGAACGTCACGCGCTCATTCCGCTGCGTCCGCAGTCGTGTTTGAATCCTGTCGCCCTCACCGGTCCCCTTCTGCTCCTTTCATTCATTCACGTTACAGCAGCACGCTTTTGGCGTGTCTCTTTTAAAGCTACTGTTGATCTATAGGGAAATCTCGACAGCGGAAAAGTAGATCATCGGCTTGGTGTGGTTGTACCATCACCAGTCGAAAGCATACTTCATCTTCGTGTCCAAGTCGCCGAGATCCGAGACATTATTACAAATGACAATCGACTCTGCCACCATGATTTCATAATTACAGAGACATTCCAATCGATCTACGAGATACTCTCGATGAGAGAGCGTGCATTAGGTGAAGACCGAGGACTAATTATGGGTCCAATAGTTAATGATTACTCGAACTTGCTTCGCTTTGGCAGATAAACAATGGAACAGTTGGCTACTACTAAGACTGTGTTGGGGACGAACAGCTGTAGAGGTGTTCGTAATCGGCAGCACCTGCTTTAACCTTAAGATACATCACAGGGCAGCCTCTCCCCACTGGTTATCCCAAGTGCCCGTGATACGAGAACAGAGAAAGCAGAGGAGCATCAAGAAAGCCAAGACCCACCAGGAGCAAAGCTTGGCATCAGAGCAAAAGGAGCCAATTTGAGCTGTCTACAGATTTATAGCGATGGGAAGAGAAAGAGAtgagtcttcttcctcctctgggATTCCGCCATGGGGTTTGCTAGTGTTGCTCGCCATCTTCATTCTTCTCTTCCTGCCTTCCTTCCTCTCTGCCTCGTTTCGTGGCTTCCGACCGACGGCCATCAAGAGCGGTTGGGATACCGTCAACTTCGTCCTCGTCCTCTTCGCCATCCTGTGCGGCGTCCTCGGCCGCTGGAATGCCGGTGATGATGCCGACAGTACCCCCTCTGCCTCCTCCCCTAACCAGTGGTTCACCAACCAAGTGGCCCAGGTGAGCTACCCTGATCCCGCTGCGGCGGACCATGCGGCGGGGATTCGTCGGATGAGGAACAGCAGCTCCTACCCGGACCTGAGGCAGGAGGCGGCGTGGGGCGGCCCCTCGGTCGCTGAAGAGTGGCGGTGCTACGATGACATCCAGCTTTATCGTCGGAAGCCGGACTCGCGCGGTTGGGAAAGGCATAGCTTCCGGGAGCAGGAGGCCAAGACCATTCCGGTGGATACGTTTGTTCTCCGGCGGAGCCCTCCGCCGGGATTGAGATCTCCGCCGAGTCCGCCGCCGCTGGCTGCGGCACAGCGGCTGCCGAGGAGGAGGAGCATGCACAAGCTTCCGGAGAGTGTGGCAGAAAAAGATGCGATCTTTGAATCCGGAAAGCCCCAGCCGCAGTCTCCGCCGCCGACAGCGCAAACGCGGCATCGGCTTCGGAGAGGCAGGAGCCTCGAGAAGCTTCCGGCGAGGGAGGTGGAGCGAGACACGAACCATGAAACGCGGCATCGGAGAAGGAGGTCCCTCGAGGATCTTCCGAATTGGGAGGTGGAGCAAGATTGGAGCTTGGGACCACAGAGGTCCAACCGGCCACCTCGGGCGCCTCCACCACCCCCGCCACCGCTGCCGCCTCCACCTTCTCACGAGAAGAATAGCCATAAAAAGAAGAACGGAGGAGGAGCAAAGGACATCGCCGCCGCTATCGCTTCATTctaccagaagaagaagaagaaagggagcAAGACAAAGAGGAACCATAGCGACATTTCGCTTTACTTCGAGACTTCCTCTTCTCcgccacctccgccgccgccgccgccgcctccgtctTCTTCTGTCTTTCACAGTCTGTTCTCTCACAAGAAAAGCAAGAACCGAAGGATCCACTCCCTCTCGGcatctcctccgcctcctcctcctccgccaccaccACCCCTTTCTTCAACCCGACGTTCCAAGAAACAAACCTCTTCGCCTCCCTCGCCACCACCTCCTCCACCAACCCGACGATCCGAAAAGCAAGTGTTATTGCCTCCCCCACCGCCTCCTCCTGCTCCACGGGGTAACCTCTACAAAAAGAAAGCAACATGCAACCATTCTGACTTCCCATTCGCTCCTCCATCTCCCTTAAATCCACCACcttcgccaccgccaccgccgccggctGCGGCATCTGTTTCTCAAGAGGAGGTGGCAAAGAGCAAAAGCAAGAGATTCGGAGGAGCCGACGCGAACGTCGGGGAAAGAGGAGCGGTGGCGGGGACGGCGGTGTTCTGCCCGAGCCCCGACGTCAACAACAAGGCGGACCTTTTCATTGCCCGATTCCGCGCGGGTCTGAAGCTCGAGAAGCTGAACTCCATCCGGGAGAAGCACCAGCAGCAGGAGCAGCAACAGCAAGAAGAGGAGTTCATGGTGATCGGAAGCCtcttcgatgatgatgatgatgatgattgcctCATCTCAAGCTAAGCGTCGGTGCCGCTCCGGCTGCCACCACCGGAACGACCAAAATCGAATCTTTTACCATCAAAATCTTATCTCATTCTTTAACCTTTTTTTCTTCTGATGGATATTATTATTACAAGAATTCTTGGATGTGATTTATTTTGTTTATGGAGAAGCAAGTGAGAACAGTGGAAGCTCGATCTGTGGGTTTCGTTCGATTTGTATGTATTGGTAAACTATATAGTACATTGCGAATGAAGAGTGATCAAAATAAAGAAAGAGTGAGAGAAAGAAAAGCCTGTGCCTGTGTTTTTGTTGGCGGGCTTCTGCACGCTTGATTTGATTCGATTGTATCGAAAATAAAGTGTTTAGTTGTCATGACACATTTGCTTGATTGTATAATTCTATGGAATTGCTGCCGTATGTATATTTCtcccctgttttttttttttacttttaaaaaatattattataaacatACTTAATAGATTTGAATCTATGacctattatttatataataatatactaaCCAATTTAAATACCTcaacaaagatatatatatatatgtacacactaAACTACATCATTAATTAGGAAAAAGATATTTTCCGACATCATTGCATCACTTAAAAACTACATCATTATTTTCCACTTTTTGCAAAGTTGATGGTGGGgaacaaagtttttttttattttaaagaatcTAATAAAGTTGATGGATGTTTGCAAAGTAATCGACGGACTTTTTTAAGGTCGGATCAATTCACACAAAATCTGCAAAAAAAAGAGGATCTATTCAGACCTTTTTTTGCTTGGATCCTTTTGTTGGTAAGACATAATTCGTTTGTCGGATTGCCTAAATTAGCTCTTGCATACATCAATGAGATAGATAGATGGATAGATGGTTGAGAGATGATTCACAGTTGTTGGATCTAATCAAAAGAAGCATATTATCTATCATTCAGCCATTTATACTTTCAAGTTTGGGAAAAAGATGATAGTTGTCTGAAAGTGAGGTCCTCCTGCATGGGGGCTACTCGGCATCATCCATAACATCCGACGTTTGTCTGCTGGAGCAAATACTCTAGTTTTCAGTGACTCCACCAACCGGATGGATCATAGCCATGAGCTGATATGACAACAAATAATAATAGGTACAAATCACTCGCTGGTACCAAAGCTTCTGTCGTTAGCCATGAGAGATACCGGACGGTCGAAGCATGGAGAGAGTAGTATACAATTCGTGGTTTGTTCTTGAGGGATGGGCATTGCAAAAGGGTGGGACTTCTTCTCAATCACCATCGAGGCAGTGGGAGGATGACGACCTATTCGTCCCAAGTGCAGTTGATCCATCGTTCATCCACAGGTGCCGTGATGTTACGTCTTACCTTTCGAGGGGAGCTGCAGCTGCTGCACGAGGCTTATGTGTATGATTGCAAGGGCCATGGCCCGATGAGAAAACAATAGGTTAGCGATTAATTCATGACTGCAAGTTCCCCATTGACTTGGATCAAAACTCACGATCGAAAGGCCAATCGAGATGAATACGATTAGACAATCAGTGTGACATCTATGGGACACTATGTCATGTCAGCTCGACAGTTCATCTACAGCACATCAATTCAATATCAGACGTTTGCTCATCGTAATATTTGACTCATCAAACGCTCACATGCATACTGATGTAATTTCACCTAACCATTCATAAAATTTCTAACAAAATACTTTATAtgcattcaaaaataaatatatatttaaatatattatattttttatataaatcttcTGAGTCTATTAATATAAGTACCAAATGAGTTTTTATCGAACATAACCCaggtataattttattattttttgtaaaaaataCTACTTGAATCCctctttttataatattaaatttataataaactCGAATGGTAAATCTAGATTTgaaccattatatatatatatatatatatatatatatatatatatatatatatatatatatatatatatatatatatatatatatatatatatatatatatatatatatatatatataccattttttttctaaaatttactCCTTTAGTAATATGAACCGCTACAACAACTATCTATCATTAAGTTCATATGAGCACACCTCTGACCACATCAACCAATAGTTATCTTTTAGGCTTGTACTCTCATATAACTCCAGTTCAAAGCACCTCATCTATTCTATAATTTTTTCATCCATCTATCCACTAACTCACTTTGCAATGTCTGAAGAAGTAACACCATCGGTACTACAAATGATGTCTTTATCCTTTCCTCATCCAAGTGATCTCAAAGTGTATCAGCTTGATTAGATATATGTTACTAACTATTCATCAATTCTCACATCATTAATATAACTCAATTTTTTATATAATCAACACAACCCAATAATATCACCGAGCCTAAATATTATATAACAAcataatctaaaaataatatctttaaatTATGTTAAATCTTTGGTCTCCACACTATCACAAGCTCTCCACTTGACCCtactaaatcaaaatatatattcaagctcaaaaatctccacGCTAGTACAAAGTCATGTATGAGGAATATGACACCCTACTTTATAATGTCACATGGAACCTTGTATTATCTCACCTCACATAAAATATTATCCGGTATAAATGAATCTTTCAAATTAAGCAAAACctaaatagattcattatttgATATAAAACACGTTTAGTAGCTAAAGGATTTTACTAACAATCGAATATTAATTTCATAGAGACCTTAAGTATAGTTATTAAACCGGCGATAATTTAACTTATCTTAAGTTTGACTATCACTTAAGGTTGGCATGCTTATCAACTAGATATTAACATTACTTTCTTGCTTGAGACATTTACTTAAGATGTCTTTATGTAATAATTACTTAGCTTTATCCATCCTTAATATCCGAACCATATTTGTAACCTACGAAAAGTTATTTATGGACCTAGTCAAGCTTCACGAGCCTAGTAAATGAACTTTGCTTTTTATTATATCAACCGATTTTGTCAACTCCAAATTCGATGGTGattaatctcatattttgatgataaaattaattaataaacttAAGATCTAATGTGTATTTGAATGACGCatgactaacctcgatcaaggaaagatcaTTAGATTAAAATgggaagaatcaaatgttgggtcggagtgaaacatatcagaagactAAATGTCAGACCAAAGGAATAGTCGACATGCCggaaggactttgtgccatgagttcaagtatcgggccgaaggatcgaacattgcgccaaggagatcagaagttatgggagtcaacatgtcgattgagcAATACGCTAAAGGAGAGGACACTACActgaaggatcaaacgaagcgtcggatAAACCAATAACATATCGGACAaaataggattcatgcttataattgtgtgtctagatcgagttagtttaattATAATTGAGtcgttttggggtgaaacaatgccaactaaattagggccaattgggctcgagttggggctattttggacTAAGTTGAAAGGTCATTTGATCACTCATAAAAGGGCCAGGCGATGGTATTACCTAAACAAaatctcccagactatgtcaggtagtggtaccgccagaccgggcgatggtaccgcccaaacacaatcttccaGACTAGACGATGGTCCACCCAATATCAATGTCAGATTAGGTGATAGTACTgctcaatgtcagactgacaggCAGCGGTACCACTAGTTGTCAGTCTgacagatggtggtaccacccaataatggcgatagTATTGTAAGTATCCtgaaaactcgggatgagacacttttttgctccatttttgaagtcatttggagtctataaatacctcagttaTTCCTACTTGAACCAGCAAGAAATGGAGTtaagaaagggggaaagaatccttttgaaaaaaagttataaatctctcataagatttagagtctcttcctcctagaattAGAAGTTCTTTTAagtgaggagtgaggtctaaaagagaggtgtaaaggttctttcctgagtttgtcaaaaggaaaaaaaagttataagggtagttgatcttcgctcattgaaagaagagaCTCGAGTGAAAAgggatcgagagtggatgtaggtcacgacgatcgaaccactataaatcggtttatatttattttatgcttttcattcttattataaactgatttacttattcactacgtTTATGAATATTTTCAAGTTAAATGTCTTTCTGATATGGtatttatcgaacgagatttttgaatcgacgtaatttttacaaaaatactaattcatcccctcctCTAGTGCCGAAATGGTTCTAACATATAGCTCTTTATTCCTATGACAACAAAAGAAATATACTATATGTCTACTAATTTTTATGGATAACATTATCATATACTATATGTCTACTAATTTATATGGATAACATTATCATCATAAGCAATACTTCTATAGAAATTAAATAATTTCTTAAGTAATTGACAATCAATTCTCCATCAAAAACCTAAAAATCTTAAGCTATTTTTTGGTGATGGAAGTAATATtcatattttttgatttttttctatcttaaaataaatatatatgagatttattatgaaagaTAAATATGTAGAATATGAAAGAAATTATCACCCCACTCTTCTCCACCAagtcactcaaattatataataataGCCCTATAACGAATCCCACACAATATCGAAAATTACTCGGTTCATTATAATATTTATCTCATACACGtccataaattttatttataatttttaaattatcacAATGCATGCATCGATCATCTGCTATGTATTATTTTATACTAAAACATATTTTGTAATATCTTAAATAGACTTTCAATCATAGACTTCTTCATAACCACTCAtctcttcatctccatgccttcatTAACGTTGATTAGGTAGGTAATAccaatgatagaacatctacattAGCCTATATCATCTTCgttgaaataaatttaattagttggAGTTTCAAGAAATAAAATACAATCGCAAGATCTGCTACTAAGTCATCGTCGCCATCACTATAGAACTCAAGTGAGTCACTAATCTGCTGCACGAACTTAGCATCACCTCCAAACTACTCTAACAATATACTGTGATAATGTTAATACCACCTACTTATGCTCCAACTCAGTGTTCTACTCTCACATAAAACACATTGTTATTAACTTCTActttattataaattaatttgtCATATGTCAACTATGTGTTTCTCACGTTCATACTTCTAACGAACTAGCTAACTCTCTCACAATGCTTCTTACTTACAATAATGTATTTCAATTACATCATtccaaaattaatatttttgaccAAAAATCAATCTTATGGGAGGgatcatgatacaaataaatatagAATGATAACTTTATATTCCTTATATATTTTAATCCTCAGTGTCAATCAATGATTTGAATATCAATTATCATGAT
The DNA window shown above is from Musa acuminata AAA Group cultivar baxijiao chromosome BXJ2-4, Cavendish_Baxijiao_AAA, whole genome shotgun sequence and carries:
- the LOC135609733 gene encoding verprolin-like — encoded protein: MGRERDESSSSSGIPPWGLLVLLAIFILLFLPSFLSASFRGFRPTAIKSGWDTVNFVLVLFAILCGVLGRWNAGDDADSTPSASSPNQWFTNQVAQVSYPDPAAADHAAGIRRMRNSSSYPDLRQEAAWGGPSVAEEWRCYDDIQLYRRKPDSRGWERHSFREQEAKTIPVDTFVLRRSPPPGLRSPPSPPPLAAAQRLPRRRSMHKLPESVAEKDAIFESGKPQPQSPPPTAQTRHRLRRGRSLEKLPAREVERDTNHETRHRRRRSLEDLPNWEVEQDWSLGPQRSNRPPRAPPPPPPPLPPPPSHEKNSHKKKNGGGAKDIAAAIASFYQKKKKKGSKTKRNHSDISLYFETSSSPPPPPPPPPPPSSSVFHSLFSHKKSKNRRIHSLSASPPPPPPPPPPPLSSTRRSKKQTSSPPSPPPPPPTRRSEKQVLLPPPPPPPAPRGNLYKKKATCNHSDFPFAPPSPLNPPPSPPPPPPAAASVSQEEVAKSKSKRFGGADANVGERGAVAGTAVFCPSPDVNNKADLFIARFRAGLKLEKLNSIREKHQQQEQQQQEEEFMVIGSLFDDDDDDDCLISS